From the genome of Bacteroides sp. MSB163, one region includes:
- a CDS encoding RagB/SusD family nutrient uptake outer membrane protein, giving the protein MKKKNYLLLGLTMLLCSCQDYLDKPASNDMDIDKAFATVIEAKKVMNDIYSEMYGNAYNVTARGVIYDCAADDGIGGYAPLWTDKVQFGMWTPDDGGGDGEEGSIPTIGYWRNTYRRIRKANLFLENIDRAQGSEEDKVLMKAQVRFLRAFFYEELIRRFGGVIILDHSVDPNNYTELTNQPRNTFEESVEWVCNELEMAARDLPSNVAATPNKVGMATSAACYACIARLRLQAASPLFNTDSPVSSEYTDIQCYMNYDKSRWRKVVEACKKVMDDPTYSLESPQSEPDDPELEPGTWEYYYRKFVDRQFKYTPEIIWLSHPTIDGRWEGINAQWRNRTENGFHWMNGSYQLAMEFEMYPSGLMPSDPESGYDFTNAKQGEDRDPRFKATLAFPGAKYDKYTYQPWAGGSDSNNHGWAEAVLTGICLQKYIDPMFSDSDPNNGGRGNCRRNFTRIFALNELLLNFAEAQNELDATPSQAVYDAVNRIRNRVGMPDLPTGLTQAEMRQKIWHERRVELAFEDFRFFDIRRWRIAEEVMNGKYIQGYDVPKPQDGGFYNIVNVKRPLIFLKKDYLFPLGTSEILMNPALQQNPNWPKLSTAAN; this is encoded by the coding sequence ATGAAAAAGAAAAATTATTTATTGTTAGGGCTTACAATGCTCTTATGTTCATGTCAGGATTATCTGGATAAACCTGCAAGTAATGATATGGATATCGATAAAGCCTTTGCAACAGTGATAGAGGCGAAAAAAGTGATGAATGATATCTACTCTGAAATGTATGGTAACGCCTATAATGTGACTGCTCGCGGAGTGATATATGACTGTGCTGCAGATGATGGAATCGGTGGTTACGCCCCCTTGTGGACGGACAAAGTCCAGTTTGGTATGTGGACGCCGGATGACGGTGGTGGCGATGGTGAGGAAGGTTCCATCCCTACTATCGGTTACTGGAGAAATACCTATAGGAGAATTCGTAAGGCTAATTTGTTCTTGGAAAACATAGATAGAGCGCAGGGATCAGAAGAGGATAAAGTTCTGATGAAAGCGCAAGTCAGATTTTTACGCGCATTCTTCTATGAAGAGCTTATCAGACGTTTTGGAGGAGTTATCATCTTAGACCATTCTGTGGATCCTAACAACTATACAGAGCTGACCAATCAGCCTCGTAACACGTTTGAAGAGTCAGTAGAATGGGTGTGTAACGAGTTGGAAATGGCAGCCAGGGATCTTCCTTCGAATGTTGCGGCCACTCCTAATAAAGTAGGTATGGCTACCAGTGCAGCTTGTTATGCTTGTATAGCCCGTTTACGTCTTCAGGCTGCCAGCCCGTTATTTAATACAGATTCTCCTGTGTCATCCGAGTATACTGATATCCAGTGTTATATGAATTATGATAAATCAAGATGGAGAAAGGTTGTTGAGGCTTGTAAAAAGGTTATGGATGATCCCACTTACTCTTTGGAATCTCCACAGTCTGAACCTGACGATCCGGAGTTGGAACCGGGTACTTGGGAATATTATTATCGCAAATTTGTTGATAGGCAGTTTAAATATACGCCGGAAATCATTTGGCTTTCTCATCCTACTATTGACGGTCGCTGGGAAGGTATCAATGCACAGTGGAGAAATCGTACGGAAAATGGTTTCCACTGGATGAACGGTAGTTATCAGTTGGCTATGGAATTTGAGATGTATCCCAGCGGATTGATGCCTTCAGATCCGGAAAGTGGTTACGACTTTACTAACGCCAAGCAGGGCGAAGATCGTGATCCTCGTTTCAAGGCTACCCTCGCATTCCCTGGTGCCAAGTATGATAAATATACTTATCAACCATGGGCTGGCGGTTCGGATTCGAATAATCACGGTTGGGCGGAAGCTGTTCTCACTGGAATTTGTTTACAAAAGTACATCGATCCTATGTTCTCGGATTCAGATCCAAACAATGGAGGTCGTGGTAATTGCCGCAGAAACTTCACTCGTATTTTCGCCTTGAATGAACTGTTGTTGAATTTTGCAGAAGCACAGAATGAGCTTGATGCCACTCCTTCTCAAGCAGTTTATGATGCTGTCAACCGGATTCGCAACCGTGTAGGTATGCCTGATCTACCTACTGGGCTGACTCAAGCTGAGATGCGTCAGAAGATTTGGCACGAGCGTCGTGTAGAGTTGGCTTTTGAAGATTTCCGATTCTTCGACATCCGTCGCTGGAGAATAGCAGAAGAAGTGATGAATGGTAAATACATCCAAGGATATGATGTTCCTAAACCGCAAGATGGAGGTTTCTATAATATTGTGAATGTAAAAAGGCCGTTAATCTTTCTGAAGAAGGATTATCTGTTCCCGCTTGGTACATCAGAAATATTGATGAACCCTGCACTTCAGCAAAATCCGAACTGGCCTAAGTTATCAACAGCAGCTAATTAA
- a CDS encoding SusC/RagA family TonB-linked outer membrane protein: MRALTNIKRKIGRFVGISALLLVAGVAHAQQTKSIQGLVLDETNQPLIGATVRVTNVNGGITDVDGVFKLDNVRTGDTLKVSYIGYQDYRQVVKANDNFFRISLSPDETQLEEVVVVGYGQQKKASVVGAIATVSVKELKQSPVSNVSNALAGRLPGLITVQRSGEPGADQATLYIRGISTFGSGQDPLILIDGIDRGKEGLAMMESSEIENISILKDASATAVYGVRGANGVVLVTTRRGAVGKPVISFSADFGLQSPSSMPELVGAYDMAVLTNEALVNNGQSPKYSQDQLNIYKSGGGNPFLYPDIDWFDEVLKKNAYMQQYNASITGGSEKMQYFVSANVLRQEGIFRRGAYNDNYSTNVSYTKYNFRSNLDFQLNNVISAKLTLAGVIGDKRRPSSGVNSIFERARVASPNVTPIRNPDGTWGAPPTTNHNVLAHLVSHGYSKEAESAITATLGASADLSEWVKGLSVNVDFSFDFDNLYTYDHRKDDDMFTFGPNVETYPHMVIGSPLGFGGNINSYNTRYVIEPSIRYNNTFGSDKQHAVSGLILMNAQENTVRDQEVAYRRLGIVGRVTYGYRDKYLAEVNAGYNGSENFAPGNRFGFFPSASVGWVFTEEDWFKSNKVLDYMKLRASYGMVGNDNIGGERFFYESRWGGGGDAKFGINKGGTGNGGGLKEVRNGNPGLTWETAHKFNFGFDSRWFNNRFEWTTDVFYEKRTNILTNIDIVPATYGGPAITANAGKVENKGIELDGTWHERLNKNFDYFVGGMFSFARNKILERPETPRAYPYLQQVGYRVGQARGFIAEGLFQSEEEILRSPAQFGPLYPGNIKYADINGDGVIDDNDQHPIGFTNVPEIMYSVKMGFKYKNFDFSCLFQGAANVNYDFRTGANMPFNNENSTPIVEWLDRWTPENRDASLPRLIPAIGSTGNDGNRSSTFWLKNGNYIRLKNIEIGYTLPDSWMKAIRGTDARLYVNGINLVTWDKVPVYDPENTNASYPLMKVVNVGVKVSF, translated from the coding sequence ATGAGAGCACTAACAAATATAAAAAGAAAAATTGGACGGTTTGTGGGCATAAGCGCATTGCTGCTTGTTGCTGGCGTAGCCCATGCGCAGCAGACCAAATCAATCCAAGGTTTGGTGTTGGATGAAACCAATCAACCATTGATTGGTGCCACAGTTCGAGTAACTAACGTTAATGGTGGAATCACCGATGTGGATGGGGTATTCAAATTGGATAATGTACGAACGGGAGATACATTGAAAGTATCTTATATCGGTTATCAGGATTATCGGCAGGTAGTTAAAGCAAACGATAATTTCTTCCGCATTTCCTTGTCGCCGGATGAGACACAATTGGAGGAAGTAGTAGTAGTAGGATATGGACAACAGAAGAAAGCTTCGGTGGTAGGTGCCATCGCAACAGTTTCAGTAAAGGAACTTAAGCAAAGTCCTGTGTCCAATGTATCTAATGCCTTAGCCGGACGATTACCTGGGTTGATTACTGTACAACGTTCCGGTGAGCCGGGGGCGGATCAGGCGACTTTGTATATTCGCGGTATCAGTACATTCGGTTCTGGACAAGACCCGCTCATCTTGATTGATGGTATTGATCGTGGTAAGGAAGGACTTGCCATGATGGAATCTTCGGAAATTGAGAATATCAGTATCTTGAAAGATGCCTCGGCTACAGCTGTATATGGTGTACGTGGTGCGAATGGTGTGGTACTTGTTACTACCAGACGCGGTGCAGTGGGTAAACCTGTCATTTCCTTCTCGGCCGACTTTGGTCTGCAATCGCCCTCTTCAATGCCCGAACTGGTAGGTGCGTATGATATGGCCGTGTTGACAAATGAAGCTTTGGTGAACAATGGTCAGTCTCCCAAATATTCACAAGATCAGTTGAACATATATAAGAGCGGAGGAGGAAATCCTTTCTTGTATCCTGATATTGATTGGTTTGATGAAGTGTTGAAGAAAAATGCTTATATGCAACAGTACAATGCCAGTATTACCGGGGGATCGGAGAAAATGCAATATTTTGTGTCTGCTAATGTGTTGAGACAAGAAGGTATATTCCGCCGTGGTGCTTACAATGATAATTATAGTACTAATGTAAGCTATACCAAGTATAACTTCAGAAGCAACCTTGACTTCCAGTTAAATAATGTCATTTCAGCTAAATTGACCTTGGCAGGTGTGATTGGCGATAAACGTCGTCCGTCGTCTGGAGTGAACTCTATCTTTGAACGAGCTCGTGTAGCCAGTCCAAATGTGACGCCTATTCGCAATCCGGATGGTACATGGGGAGCTCCTCCAACGACTAATCACAATGTGCTTGCCCATTTGGTATCTCATGGCTATTCTAAGGAAGCAGAATCGGCTATTACTGCTACATTGGGTGCTTCCGCCGACTTGTCGGAATGGGTAAAGGGATTGAGTGTGAATGTTGATTTCTCTTTCGACTTCGACAACTTATATACATACGATCACAGAAAAGATGATGATATGTTTACTTTTGGTCCTAATGTTGAAACCTATCCTCATATGGTAATCGGCAGCCCGTTAGGATTTGGAGGAAATATTAATTCCTACAATACCAGATACGTAATTGAGCCCTCTATCCGCTATAACAATACGTTTGGTAGTGACAAACAGCATGCCGTTTCCGGTTTGATATTGATGAATGCACAAGAGAATACCGTACGCGATCAGGAAGTTGCTTATCGCCGTTTAGGAATAGTAGGGCGTGTGACTTATGGTTACAGAGACAAATATTTGGCCGAGGTGAACGCCGGTTACAATGGTTCCGAGAACTTTGCTCCGGGCAATAGATTCGGTTTCTTTCCTTCCGCTTCCGTTGGATGGGTATTTACAGAAGAAGATTGGTTCAAATCAAACAAGGTGCTGGATTACATGAAACTGAGAGCTAGTTATGGTATGGTAGGTAATGATAATATTGGTGGCGAACGCTTCTTCTACGAAAGTCGTTGGGGCGGCGGTGGCGATGCTAAATTCGGTATCAATAAAGGCGGAACAGGAAACGGTGGTGGATTGAAAGAAGTCCGTAACGGAAATCCTGGCTTGACGTGGGAAACCGCTCATAAGTTCAATTTCGGTTTTGACTCCCGTTGGTTTAATAATCGCTTCGAGTGGACCACTGATGTGTTCTATGAAAAAAGAACCAATATCCTTACCAATATAGATATTGTTCCGGCCACCTATGGAGGACCTGCGATTACAGCCAATGCAGGAAAGGTAGAAAATAAAGGTATTGAGTTGGACGGAACATGGCACGAAAGGTTAAACAAAAACTTTGATTATTTTGTAGGTGGTATGTTCTCTTTTGCTCGCAATAAAATACTCGAAAGACCGGAAACTCCGAGAGCTTATCCATACTTGCAGCAGGTAGGCTACCGCGTAGGTCAGGCTAGAGGATTTATCGCTGAAGGATTGTTCCAGTCGGAAGAAGAAATTTTGAGAAGTCCCGCTCAGTTCGGACCTCTTTATCCGGGTAATATCAAGTATGCGGATATCAACGGTGATGGTGTCATAGACGATAATGACCAGCATCCGATAGGATTTACCAATGTTCCTGAAATAATGTACAGTGTGAAAATGGGCTTCAAGTACAAGAACTTTGACTTTAGCTGTCTGTTCCAGGGAGCAGCCAATGTGAACTATGATTTCAGAACCGGTGCCAATATGCCGTTCAATAACGAAAACAGTACACCTATCGTTGAATGGTTAGATCGCTGGACACCGGAGAATCGTGACGCGAGCTTGCCTCGTCTTATCCCTGCGATAGGATCGACAGGTAACGATGGAAACAGAAGCAGTACCTTCTGGCTGAAAAACGGTAACTACATCCGTTTGAAGAATATAGAGATCGGTTATACACTTCCTGATAGTTGGATGAAAGCCATTAGAGGAACTGATGCTCGTCTTTATGTCAATGGAATAAACCTGGTGACTTGGGATAAAGTTCCGGTATATGACCCGGAAAATACAAATGCCAGCTATCCTTTGATGAAAGTAGTCAATGTCGGAGTTAAAGTGTCATTCTAA
- a CDS encoding family 43 glycosylhydrolase codes for MKKKFYPIFALFLAGFMLSCQSSKSNSTKEEVTGIDSMAPNPFITHMYTADPSAHVWADGRLYVYASHDIDPPRGCDLMDRYHVFSTDDMIHWKDHGEILNSSQVPWGRKEGGFMWAPDCAYKDGTYYFYFPHPSETKTDKSWKIGVATSKEPAANFTVQGYIEGMDPLIDPCVFVDDDGQAYIYNGGGGICKGGKLKDNMVELDGEMKDMEGLEDFHEATWIHKYNGKYYLSYSDNHDENWNDGVKGDNRMRYAISDNPLGPWKAMGIYMEPTDSYTNHGSIVKYKGEWFAFYHNSALSNHDWLRSICVDKLYYNEDGTIQMVKQRK; via the coding sequence ATGAAAAAGAAGTTTTATCCGATTTTTGCTTTGTTCCTGGCGGGATTTATGCTCTCCTGTCAATCTTCTAAAAGTAACTCAACGAAAGAGGAAGTTACCGGGATTGACAGTATGGCTCCGAATCCGTTTATCACGCACATGTATACAGCCGATCCTTCGGCACATGTATGGGCGGACGGACGTTTGTATGTATATGCTTCGCATGATATCGATCCTCCGCGTGGTTGCGACTTGATGGACCGTTACCATGTGTTCTCTACAGACGACATGATACATTGGAAAGATCATGGTGAGATATTGAATTCATCACAAGTTCCTTGGGGGCGCAAAGAAGGTGGATTCATGTGGGCTCCCGACTGTGCCTACAAAGATGGTACGTACTATTTTTACTTTCCGCACCCCAGTGAAACCAAAACAGACAAGAGTTGGAAAATTGGTGTGGCTACCAGTAAGGAACCGGCTGCTAACTTTACCGTGCAGGGCTATATAGAAGGGATGGATCCGTTGATAGATCCTTGTGTATTTGTGGATGATGACGGTCAGGCATACATTTACAACGGAGGCGGAGGAATTTGCAAAGGTGGTAAGCTGAAAGATAATATGGTTGAATTGGATGGTGAAATGAAAGATATGGAAGGTTTGGAAGATTTCCATGAAGCCACATGGATTCATAAATATAATGGAAAATATTATCTTTCTTATTCAGACAATCATGATGAAAACTGGAATGATGGTGTGAAAGGAGATAATCGTATGCGCTATGCCATCAGTGACAATCCGCTCGGCCCCTGGAAAGCTATGGGTATCTATATGGAGCCTACGGATAGCTATACTAATCATGGTTCCATCGTAAAGTATAAAGGTGAGTGGTTTGCATTCTATCACAACAGTGCTTTGTCCAATCATGATTGGCTACGTTCTATTTGTGTAGATAAACTATATTACAATGAGGACGGAACCATTCAAATGGTAAAACAGAGAAAATGA
- a CDS encoding glycosyl hydrolase family 95 catalytic domain-containing protein, with the protein MWNKKILYSALVCIASLGLYAQPVIRQAHSNRFPATYDRWQEALLAGNGKMGIMVFGNPLHETVVFTDRFFNFPGAKSRTFAEVPRDTLDLIKKYCAIGKFKEANDLAVRTSHWHDGGEGGRHPGFVLKIDMDADGEIKDYRRISNYETGEIIVRWSDDRGEWERRSFVSRDANVSVFELQAPASGGLSCAVSLQMLEEMNFPKGMRVNNLHAKDYLNIRVNYASPMDAEGYEGGIRVKQSGGSSFLRNDTLYIQNASKVLLLARTEKYATDCMAEWDKGLLKEALNKIKPDYKSLVKAHKVIHTAIFNRVEMDLGASPAERLLSNEELLEKQKQTDSPVLALWERIFYAGRYHFLSSGNELTPPDLLGIWTGDCNAGWGGYYHLDANLNLQVSAGNIGAMPEVMEGYFHLNEVWRKDFEINATKLLGCRGMLACGNTPGLSSGLMASINDFYPYHYATGEEAWLLYPFWEHYLITEDKEFLKDRLFPLLKSMGDFYEDFLKYKDGEGHYIIAGSVSPENQPSNLRVSLLNNSAFDLSGARFLLSTLVKVCNLLNEEQGLNGGKARWQSLLDALPPYQINEDGAIKEWSWPGLAESYNHRHSSHLMMVWPYREFSEGRTPELYKAAHRALQMRDRHNYENAGHGFLHAALIAAGLHDDASLKNKLLTLTQKDFYFNSLSTAHYPNFGTFCTDVCHAVPGVLIEMLVGSDEEGIELLPALVDGIERGCINGIKARCGVTVEQLSWNLSDKKVYVKLCSTKDRKIRLKLGQWYDEVISLRGGRVEKVTITY; encoded by the coding sequence ATGTGGAATAAGAAGATACTATACTCTGCTTTGGTTTGTATAGCATCGTTGGGATTGTATGCCCAACCAGTTATACGTCAGGCTCATTCCAATCGTTTTCCTGCAACTTATGATAGGTGGCAGGAAGCCTTGCTAGCCGGCAATGGTAAGATGGGAATCATGGTTTTTGGAAATCCTCTGCATGAAACGGTTGTTTTCACCGACCGTTTCTTCAACTTCCCTGGTGCAAAGTCACGTACGTTTGCCGAAGTACCTCGTGATACACTTGATTTAATAAAGAAATATTGTGCTATCGGAAAGTTTAAGGAAGCGAATGATCTGGCTGTACGTACTTCCCATTGGCATGATGGAGGCGAAGGCGGTAGGCATCCCGGTTTTGTGCTCAAGATTGATATGGATGCGGATGGGGAAATAAAAGACTACCGCCGCATTAGTAATTACGAAACCGGAGAAATAATAGTTCGGTGGAGTGACGACCGCGGAGAATGGGAGCGTCGGTCATTTGTTTCTCGGGATGCCAATGTTTCGGTATTCGAACTGCAAGCACCAGCTTCCGGTGGTCTGAGTTGCGCAGTCAGTTTGCAAATGCTTGAAGAGATGAATTTCCCGAAAGGAATGAGAGTGAATAACCTGCATGCGAAGGATTATCTGAATATCCGTGTGAATTATGCTTCGCCAATGGATGCGGAAGGTTATGAAGGGGGGATTCGGGTAAAACAGTCGGGCGGTTCCAGTTTTTTACGTAATGACACTTTATATATACAGAATGCCTCGAAAGTACTTTTGCTGGCACGTACTGAAAAGTACGCTACGGATTGTATGGCGGAGTGGGATAAAGGTTTGTTGAAAGAAGCATTGAATAAGATAAAACCGGATTATAAATCCCTTGTGAAGGCTCATAAGGTTATACATACTGCAATCTTCAATCGTGTGGAGATGGACTTGGGTGCATCTCCTGCCGAACGATTGCTATCTAATGAAGAATTGTTGGAAAAACAGAAGCAAACGGATTCACCTGTATTGGCATTGTGGGAAAGGATTTTCTATGCAGGAAGATATCATTTCTTGTCTTCCGGTAATGAACTGACGCCTCCTGATTTATTAGGAATCTGGACAGGTGATTGTAATGCGGGATGGGGAGGTTATTATCATTTGGATGCAAACCTGAACTTGCAGGTCAGTGCTGGAAATATCGGTGCTATGCCCGAAGTGATGGAGGGGTATTTCCATCTGAATGAGGTTTGGCGGAAAGATTTTGAAATCAATGCTACTAAACTACTAGGCTGTCGCGGTATGCTGGCCTGTGGTAATACCCCCGGACTTTCCTCCGGATTGATGGCTTCTATCAATGATTTTTATCCATATCATTATGCTACGGGTGAGGAAGCCTGGCTGCTTTATCCTTTTTGGGAACACTACCTGATAACGGAAGATAAAGAGTTTCTGAAGGATCGCTTGTTTCCTTTACTGAAAAGTATGGGAGATTTCTACGAAGACTTCTTGAAGTATAAGGATGGGGAAGGGCATTACATTATTGCTGGTTCTGTTTCACCGGAAAATCAACCGTCAAACTTGCGGGTATCTTTGCTGAACAACTCCGCTTTTGATCTTTCCGGAGCTCGTTTTTTATTGTCTACCTTAGTTAAAGTATGCAATTTATTGAATGAAGAACAGGGCCTCAATGGTGGTAAGGCTCGTTGGCAAAGTCTGTTGGATGCACTGCCTCCTTACCAGATTAATGAAGATGGGGCTATCAAGGAGTGGAGCTGGCCGGGCTTGGCTGAGAGTTATAACCATCGGCATTCCAGCCATTTGATGATGGTGTGGCCTTATCGTGAATTTTCGGAAGGCAGGACTCCGGAACTTTATAAAGCAGCTCATAGGGCTTTGCAGATGCGCGACCGTCACAATTATGAGAATGCGGGACATGGATTCCTGCATGCGGCTTTGATTGCCGCAGGGTTGCATGATGATGCTTCTTTAAAAAACAAGTTGCTGACGCTGACTCAAAAAGACTTTTACTTTAATAGCCTGTCTACGGCACATTACCCGAATTTCGGAACTTTTTGTACAGATGTCTGCCATGCAGTACCGGGTGTGTTGATAGAGATGCTGGTGGGGTCGGATGAAGAAGGTATTGAATTGTTGCCTGCTTTGGTGGATGGTATTGAACGTGGCTGTATCAATGGAATAAAAGCACGATGCGGAGTGACAGTGGAACAACTCTCATGGAACCTTTCTGATAAAAAGGTATATGTCAAGCTCTGTTCTACAAAAGACCGGAAAATAAGATTGAAACTTGGGCAATGGTATGATGAAGTCATTTCATTGCGAGGTGGAAGAGTTGAGAAGGTTACAATCACTTACTGA
- a CDS encoding glycoside hydrolase family 30 protein: MRFVNIILLFLLGGTVSAQKVEWYVTTQTSPWVKQKVKSERTTIGAEIVLDPTQRLQLITGIGGCFNEMGWDALNVLLAGDREAVLQAIFGKEGACFDYCRLPMGANDFAMSFYSSADIAEDFNLVNFNIDRDRYILIPYIKAARQVNPDLRIWASPWCPPVWMKTNNHYASAVRPSGEKDVNGLLPRETVAEFSTGFRMEEGYLKTYADYFARFIKAYEAEGLPLECIHVQNEPCSNQVFPSCKWRTEDLTFFLGHYLGPTFERENIQTDIYFGTINTANPDYVRVALKDEQAAKYIKGVGFQWDGKKAISTIHREYPELRLMQTETECGNGANTWDYAEYTWNLMKHYFSNGINSYHYWNMILPTPGISPWGWNQNSMVSIDKKKQTVTYNPEFYLMKHLGYSVRTGAYRLETPSDKNMLAFINQDGTVSVIAANVTDTEETMSLEMEGQKVTLTLPPHSFHTVSWKK, from the coding sequence ATGAGGTTTGTAAATATTATTTTATTGTTCCTGTTAGGTGGAACCGTTTCAGCGCAGAAAGTCGAGTGGTATGTTACCACTCAGACTTCTCCGTGGGTGAAGCAGAAGGTAAAATCAGAGCGGACAACTATCGGAGCAGAAATAGTGCTTGACCCGACTCAACGCTTACAGTTGATTACAGGTATAGGCGGCTGCTTCAATGAAATGGGCTGGGACGCACTGAATGTATTATTGGCCGGAGATCGTGAGGCTGTTCTTCAAGCTATATTTGGTAAAGAAGGGGCTTGTTTTGATTATTGTCGTCTTCCGATGGGAGCCAATGATTTTGCTATGAGTTTCTACTCTTCGGCTGATATTGCAGAGGACTTTAATCTGGTGAATTTCAATATTGACCGTGACCGATATATTCTGATTCCTTATATTAAGGCTGCCCGTCAGGTAAATCCTGACCTGCGTATTTGGGCTTCTCCCTGGTGCCCTCCGGTATGGATGAAGACAAATAATCATTATGCTTCCGCTGTTCGCCCGTCGGGAGAAAAAGATGTGAACGGGCTTTTGCCGAGAGAAACAGTCGCTGAATTTAGCACCGGTTTCCGGATGGAAGAAGGGTATCTGAAAACGTATGCAGATTATTTTGCACGCTTCATTAAAGCCTACGAGGCAGAAGGATTACCATTGGAATGTATCCATGTGCAGAATGAACCTTGTTCCAATCAGGTATTTCCCAGTTGTAAATGGCGTACGGAAGATTTGACATTCTTCTTGGGACATTATCTGGGACCGACTTTTGAAAGAGAAAACATCCAAACAGATATTTATTTCGGAACCATTAATACGGCCAATCCGGATTATGTGCGTGTTGCCTTGAAGGACGAGCAGGCAGCTAAATACATAAAGGGAGTGGGCTTTCAGTGGGATGGGAAAAAGGCTATTTCAACCATTCATCGTGAATATCCGGAATTAAGGCTGATGCAAACTGAAACAGAATGTGGTAACGGAGCAAATACATGGGATTATGCCGAATATACATGGAATTTGATGAAACATTATTTCAGTAATGGTATCAATTCTTATCATTATTGGAATATGATTCTTCCTACTCCGGGTATCAGTCCTTGGGGCTGGAATCAGAATTCGATGGTTTCCATCGACAAGAAGAAACAGACCGTGACGTATAATCCGGAGTTTTATCTGATGAAGCATTTAGGGTATTCTGTGCGTACGGGTGCCTATAGACTGGAAACACCGTCAGATAAAAATATGCTGGCTTTTATAAATCAGGATGGCACTGTCAGTGTTATTGCTGCTAATGTAACTGATACGGAAGAGACGATGAGTCTTGAAATGGAGGGACAGAAAGTTACATTAACTCTACCACCTCACTCTTTCCATACGGTAAGCTGGAAGAAATAA